In Orenia metallireducens, the DNA window TATTTTAAAGAATCAAGGTTATAGTATAAAATTATAATATAATTACATATCAAGGAGGAGTTAATAATGGGTAAAAGAATTATTCATACTGACCAAGCACCACAGGCTATAGGACCATATTCTCAAGCAACTGAGTTGAAGGGAACACTCTTTGTCTCAGGGCAAATACCTATTAATCCAGCAACAGGTGAGTTGATTGAGGGTGATGTAGAAGCTCAAACAAAACAGGTATTGGAGAACTTAAAAGCTATCTTATCAGAAGCAGGTTATGACTTTAAGGATGTAATGAAAGCAGAGGTCTTTATCTCTGATATGAATGATTTTAGTCAAATTAATGAAGTTTATGCAGAGTACTTTGCCAAAGAGCCACCTGCTAGAGCCTGCGTAGAAGTAAGTAGATTGCCTAAAGATGTTAAGGTGGAAATAGCTTTAATTGCCATGAAGGGCTAGGAGCAGCAATGAGTGATGAGAAGAGGTTTTTACTCGTTACCTGTCACTTGTCACCGATTACTGAAGTTTGGAATTGTACTAATTAATAGATATTTAGCTATACTAAAAAGTAATTGAAAATAATAATTTAAATCATAATCTATAGAAAGCAAGGTGGTAGTAGTTGTTACAGAAAGAAAATTATCTGCCGATTTTGGCAGGGGTTATAACCTCATTGATCTTTGGCTTCTCTTTTTTATTTACTAAGCGGGCTTTAGATTATTTAGATACCTTTCATTTATTGGCTTTGAGATTTACTTTTGCTGCACTGTTATTGATGGTATTAAAGGCTTTGGGGGTTATCAAGATAGATTTTAAGGGTAAGAGGCTGGGTCTGTTAATTTTATTAGGAGTCTGCCAACCTATAGTTTACTTTATTTGTGAAACTATCGGTTTAGAGTTAACAACCTCTTCAGAAGCAGGGATGATGATTGCTTTAATTCCTGTGTTAGTAACTATTTTGGGAGCAATATTTCTGCAAGAGGTTCCTGATAAGAAGCAATTATTATTTATTATTATTTCCGTAATTGGGGTAATTTTTATAGTTGTGATGAAAGGCAATAGAGAGGTTGATGGGAATTTATTGGGAATATTTACCCTGCTAGGGGCTGTATTTTCTGCAGCATTTTACAATATAATTTCTAGAAAGTCTTCATTACAGTTTAAGCCTATAGAGATAACCTATTTAATGATGATAATGGGAGCAGGTGTATTCAACTCTATCTTTATCTTTAATCATTTTAGAGAAAGGACTATAGCAAATTATTTAACACCTTTAACCTATGGAGATGTACTTTTTGCTATATTCTATCTAGGAGTGTTATCCTCAGTATTGGCATTCTTTTTGGTCAACTTTACATTATCT includes these proteins:
- a CDS encoding RidA family protein; the protein is MGKRIIHTDQAPQAIGPYSQATELKGTLFVSGQIPINPATGELIEGDVEAQTKQVLENLKAILSEAGYDFKDVMKAEVFISDMNDFSQINEVYAEYFAKEPPARACVEVSRLPKDVKVEIALIAMKG
- a CDS encoding DMT family transporter, whose amino-acid sequence is MLQKENYLPILAGVITSLIFGFSFLFTKRALDYLDTFHLLALRFTFAALLLMVLKALGVIKIDFKGKRLGLLILLGVCQPIVYFICETIGLELTTSSEAGMMIALIPVLVTILGAIFLQEVPDKKQLLFIIISVIGVIFIVVMKGNREVDGNLLGIFTLLGAVFSAAFYNIISRKSSLQFKPIEITYLMMIMGAGVFNSIFIFNHFRERTIANYLTPLTYGDVLFAIFYLGVLSSVLAFFLVNFTLSKLEASRSAVFANLTTIISVIAGVFFRDEPFYWFHLVGGMMILVGVWGTNYYGERRVIIEESNLDH